The following proteins come from a genomic window of Polaribacter dokdonensis:
- a CDS encoding metallophosphoesterase family protein, with amino-acid sequence MDQITENLGKKSGKMLLFGGVYSNLQALEALKQIAEQEDIAPENCICTGDIVGYCAQPEETVQLFKLWGVKSIVGNVEIQLRENADDCGCDFREGSRCDGFSQLWYPYAQSKLSENSLDFLKTLPNYINFSYADKQVSVVHGSYFNVSEFIFKSTPWQVKQPNFEATKSNVIVAGHCGLPFHHEQNKRLWLNPGVIGMPANDGNPSVWYAIVDDTQSTLSFTHKTLNYNYKLTSKLMQNGLLPKEYSRTIVTGIWDNTEILPAIESGLQGFGIQL; translated from the coding sequence ATGGATCAGATAACAGAAAATTTAGGCAAAAAGTCAGGCAAAATGCTGCTATTTGGTGGTGTATATAGCAATTTACAAGCATTAGAAGCTTTAAAACAAATTGCAGAACAAGAAGACATAGCTCCTGAAAACTGTATTTGTACTGGAGATATTGTGGGCTATTGTGCTCAACCTGAAGAAACCGTGCAACTTTTTAAATTGTGGGGTGTAAAAAGTATTGTAGGTAATGTAGAAATACAATTAAGGGAAAATGCAGATGATTGTGGTTGTGATTTTAGAGAAGGTTCTAGATGTGATGGTTTTTCGCAATTGTGGTATCCTTATGCACAAAGCAAGCTCTCTGAAAACTCGTTAGATTTTTTAAAAACACTGCCTAATTACATCAACTTTAGCTATGCTGATAAACAAGTAAGTGTCGTACATGGTTCTTACTTTAATGTTTCTGAGTTTATTTTTAAATCTACTCCTTGGCAAGTAAAACAACCTAATTTTGAGGCTACAAAAAGTAATGTAATTGTGGCTGGGCATTGTGGTTTACCTTTTCATCATGAGCAAAACAAACGACTATGGTTAAATCCAGGTGTTATTGGCATGCCTGCCAATGATGGTAACCCTTCAGTTTGGTATGCTATTGTAGACGATACTCAATCTACTTTGTCTTTTACACATAAAACCTTAAATTACAACTACAAATTAACCAGTAAACTCATGCAAAATGGGTTATTACCCAAAGAATATTCGAGAACCATTGTTACTGGAATTTGGGATAACACTGAAATTTTACCTGCCATAGAAAGTGGTTTGCAAGGTTTTGGGATACAATTATAA
- a CDS encoding rhodanese-like domain-containing protein codes for MRKIVLLVIFVSTATFGQHKLDKLLEKWNKRNVPYMSVETLALPKTDAILLDARDQKEFDVSHLKNAIRVGYDDFKIDQTLPKLPKDKNAKIVVYCSLGIRSETIAHKLMQEGYTNVYNLYGGIFEWKNANFKVVDTLGNPTEKVHTFNKSWSKWLQKGKKVY; via the coding sequence ATGAGAAAAATCGTTTTATTAGTAATATTTGTAAGTACTGCAACTTTTGGTCAGCATAAATTAGACAAGTTATTAGAAAAATGGAATAAGAGAAATGTACCTTACATGTCTGTAGAAACCTTAGCATTACCGAAAACTGATGCTATTTTATTAGATGCTAGAGATCAAAAGGAATTTGACGTGAGTCATTTAAAAAATGCCATTCGAGTAGGGTATGATGATTTTAAAATAGACCAAACTTTACCTAAACTACCCAAAGATAAAAACGCAAAAATTGTAGTGTATTGCTCATTAGGCATTCGCTCAGAAACAATAGCACATAAATTAATGCAAGAAGGTTATACCAATGTGTATAATTTATATGGGGGTATTTTTGAATGGAAAAACGCCAACTTTAAAGTGGTAGATACTTTAGGAAACCCTACAGAAAAAGTACATACATTTAACAAGAGTTGGAGCAAATGGCTTCAAAAAGGGAAGAAAGTGTATTAA
- a CDS encoding TIGR04282 family arsenosugar biosynthesis glycosyltransferase, translating into MHKNLLLIFTRNPELGKAKTRLAKTVGNETALEIYKFLLEKTRDESRKVNADKAVYYSVKVRDNDIWDTETYQKFAQKGEDLGHRMQYAFEQGFKAGYEKVLIIGSDLYDLSSENIDYAFRTLDNHDVVLGPAEDGGYYLLGMNSLHPSVFHDKEWGTSTVQKDTLANLTNQQLKLLETKNDIDLYEDIEGIPEIMNRFIHTKK; encoded by the coding sequence ATGCATAAAAACCTCTTACTTATTTTTACAAGAAACCCGGAATTAGGGAAAGCAAAAACGCGTTTGGCTAAAACAGTTGGTAATGAAACTGCTTTAGAAATTTATAAATTTCTTCTAGAAAAAACTAGAGATGAGTCGCGTAAAGTAAACGCAGACAAAGCTGTTTACTACTCTGTAAAAGTGAGAGACAATGATATTTGGGATACTGAAACTTATCAAAAATTTGCTCAGAAAGGAGAGGATTTAGGGCATAGAATGCAGTATGCTTTTGAGCAAGGATTTAAAGCAGGTTACGAAAAAGTGCTAATCATTGGTAGCGATTTATACGATTTATCCTCAGAAAATATAGATTATGCCTTTCGTACATTAGACAATCATGATGTAGTTCTTGGGCCAGCAGAAGATGGTGGTTATTACCTACTAGGTATGAATAGCTTGCATCCATCTGTTTTTCATGATAAAGAATGGGGTACATCCACAGTTCAAAAAGATACCTTAGCCAATTTAACCAATCAACAGTTAAAGTTATTAGAAACTAAAAATGATATAGATTTGTATGAGGATATTGAAGGCATCCCAGAGATTATGAATCGCTTTATCCACACTAAAAAATAA
- a CDS encoding purine-nucleoside phosphorylase has translation MKAAQLQETITFLKEQGITAPEVGIVLGTGLGKLVDEIEILKEVAYTDIPNFPIATVEFHSGRIIYGKLSGKMVVVMSGRFHLYEGYTPWEVTYGIRTMHGLGIQHLLISNAAGAINLDYIKGDLMLIEDHINLQGSSPLAFKGANEFGNIFADMLEPYSKKMNTALNLIATENNIQLHSGTYASVLGPQLETRAEYRMLQILEVDAVGMSTVPEVIVAKQLNLPCAAISVLTDECDPKNLQPVDIAEIIAIAGQAEPKMIILFKEVLAKL, from the coding sequence ATGAAAGCAGCACAATTACAAGAAACAATCACTTTTTTAAAAGAACAAGGCATCACTGCTCCAGAGGTAGGTATTGTATTAGGTACTGGCTTAGGAAAACTGGTAGACGAAATTGAAATATTAAAAGAGGTTGCGTATACAGATATTCCTAACTTTCCTATTGCTACAGTAGAATTCCATTCAGGTAGAATTATCTACGGAAAATTGTCTGGTAAAATGGTTGTGGTGATGTCAGGGCGTTTTCATTTGTATGAAGGATATACGCCTTGGGAGGTTACATATGGTATACGTACCATGCATGGCTTAGGCATTCAGCATTTATTAATTTCTAATGCAGCAGGTGCTATTAACTTAGATTATATCAAAGGCGATTTAATGTTGATTGAAGATCATATTAATCTACAAGGCAGCTCACCTTTAGCTTTTAAAGGCGCTAATGAATTCGGAAACATCTTTGCAGATATGCTTGAACCCTATTCAAAAAAGATGAATACAGCACTGAATTTAATCGCAACCGAAAATAACATTCAACTGCATTCAGGAACGTATGCAAGTGTATTAGGGCCGCAATTAGAAACTAGAGCCGAATATAGAATGTTGCAAATTTTGGAGGTAGATGCAGTAGGAATGAGTACTGTGCCAGAAGTAATTGTGGCCAAGCAATTAAATTTACCTTGTGCAGCAATTTCTGTATTAACCGATGAATGTGATCCTAAGAATTTACAACCTGTAGACATTGCTGAAATTATTGCTATTGCTGGCCAAGCAGAACCTAAAATGATTATACTATTCAAAGAGGTGCTAGCTAAGTTGTAA
- a CDS encoding phosphotransferase, with amino-acid sequence MINSFTSFILEKTGATSLNELGLIQELWSGYGHIKRFALEGSPLQTVVVKNVQYPKQQQHPRGWNSQLGHERKLKSYQVETAWYTQYAKQSEARLPKCYGVYQQNNEVCIVLEDLDAAGYTYRKQDISWQGIDNCLAWLAKFHASYLGKTPQNLWAIGSYWHLATRPQELAVLADVPLKKAAPFIDQKLNDCRYSTFIHGDAKLANFCFSANDEVAGVDFQYVGGGCGIKDVAYFIGSCLSEQECERLEDTILSTYFIHLHKALGKEHKALEKEWRSLYPYAWADFHRFLKGWSPGHWKINSYSERLTQKVIKEISNGL; translated from the coding sequence ATGATCAACAGTTTTACATCTTTTATTTTAGAAAAAACAGGTGCTACTTCTTTAAATGAACTGGGGCTTATTCAAGAATTATGGAGTGGCTATGGGCACATCAAACGTTTTGCGTTAGAAGGTAGCCCTTTGCAAACTGTTGTGGTCAAAAATGTACAATACCCAAAACAACAGCAACACCCAAGAGGTTGGAACTCCCAACTTGGTCATGAACGCAAGTTAAAATCGTATCAAGTAGAAACAGCTTGGTATACCCAATATGCAAAACAGAGCGAAGCACGTTTACCCAAATGTTATGGTGTTTATCAACAAAACAACGAAGTGTGTATTGTTCTAGAAGATTTAGATGCTGCAGGTTACACATATCGAAAACAAGATATTTCTTGGCAAGGTATTGACAATTGTTTGGCATGGCTTGCCAAATTTCATGCATCTTATTTAGGGAAAACCCCTCAAAATTTATGGGCTATTGGCAGCTATTGGCACTTGGCTACAAGACCTCAAGAATTAGCGGTTTTAGCAGATGTTCCTTTAAAAAAAGCAGCACCCTTCATCGATCAGAAATTAAACGATTGCAGGTATTCAACATTTATTCATGGAGATGCAAAATTGGCCAACTTTTGTTTTTCTGCCAATGATGAAGTAGCTGGTGTCGATTTTCAATATGTGGGTGGTGGTTGTGGTATAAAAGATGTTGCTTATTTTATTGGAAGTTGTTTATCAGAACAAGAATGCGAACGTTTAGAAGATACCATACTATCTACTTATTTTATCCATTTACATAAAGCACTAGGTAAAGAACACAAAGCATTAGAAAAAGAATGGCGTTCTTTATATCCTTATGCTTGGGCAGATTTTCATCGTTTTTTAAAAGGATGGAGTCCTGGGCATTGGAAAATTAATTCCTACAGCGAACGCCTTACCCAAAAAGTAATCAAAGAAATTTCAAATGGACTTTAA
- a CDS encoding 3'(2'),5'-bisphosphate nucleotidase CysQ family protein, with translation MDFNALADIATKAALEAGMLIQKALKKPVVVQHKQGGNTIASQVVTAVDLACEKIICKHLEPSCKKFDIGLLTEETEDDQSRFTKDYFWCVDPLDGTLAFINKHPGFSISIALVSKEGVPFIGVVLDPSSSNLYVAIINKGAYKNGQPWVLPQPKNTLTYVTDKSLADTPQKELISNHIQERLKALGLTQYNEISGGGAVLNALLVAEHRPALFIKPTKTKLGGGNLWDYAATTCIFKELGLKATTFNGDKINLNPLDTTFLNFQGICFSA, from the coding sequence ATGGACTTTAATGCACTAGCAGACATTGCCACAAAAGCGGCTTTAGAGGCAGGTATGCTAATACAAAAAGCCTTAAAAAAACCCGTTGTTGTGCAACACAAACAAGGAGGCAACACAATAGCATCACAAGTAGTTACTGCAGTAGATTTGGCGTGTGAAAAAATAATTTGTAAGCACTTGGAACCATCCTGTAAAAAGTTTGATATTGGTTTGCTTACAGAAGAAACCGAAGATGACCAAAGCAGATTTACCAAAGACTATTTTTGGTGTGTAGATCCTTTAGATGGTACGTTAGCATTTATAAACAAACACCCAGGTTTTTCGATTTCCATAGCACTGGTTTCTAAAGAAGGTGTACCTTTTATTGGCGTAGTTTTAGATCCAAGTTCTTCCAACTTATATGTAGCTATTATAAATAAAGGTGCGTATAAAAATGGGCAACCTTGGGTATTACCTCAACCCAAAAACACGCTTACCTATGTTACAGACAAAAGCTTAGCAGACACGCCTCAAAAAGAACTAATTTCAAATCATATTCAAGAGCGTTTAAAAGCATTAGGTTTAACTCAGTATAATGAAATTTCAGGTGGTGGTGCAGTATTAAATGCATTATTAGTTGCCGAACACAGACCAGCATTATTTATAAAACCAACTAAAACAAAACTAGGTGGAGGTAATCTTTGGGATTACGCAGCAACTACTTGTATCTTTAAAGAGCTTGGGCTAAAAGCAACTACTTTTAATGGTGATAAAATAAATTTAAACCCTTTGGATACCACTTTTTTGAATTTTCAAGGTATATGCTTTAGTGCCTAA
- a CDS encoding alpha/beta hydrolase — protein sequence MDLCNYVEDVVFVGISLNGSEKDWHIQRDMDFTPSQFKNLGLLEGLKNSNPDNNIKIKVKTGGGNQLNKESTGGANLFLDFLENEVIEFVEKEYPNLNKRRGLLGHSFGGLFGFYTLQNRPELFKDLLLISASLSWNSSELVDKENFSKLKGSNSEIKLYHSYGEKEIKGIRTSNNDVSKIIIELKLENLNYKFNPVKNTNHHSVLSRAIYDGLLYLYKK from the coding sequence TTGGATTTATGTAATTATGTAGAAGACGTTGTTTTTGTTGGAATTTCATTAAATGGTTCTGAAAAAGATTGGCATATACAAAGAGATATGGACTTCACGCCTTCACAATTTAAAAATTTGGGACTTTTAGAAGGTTTAAAAAATTCAAATCCAGATAATAACATTAAAATCAAAGTCAAAACTGGAGGAGGAAATCAACTCAATAAAGAAAGTACAGGAGGAGCAAATTTATTTTTAGATTTTTTAGAGAATGAAGTAATTGAATTTGTAGAAAAAGAATATCCTAATCTTAATAAACGAAGAGGTTTACTTGGGCATTCTTTTGGAGGACTTTTTGGATTCTATACTTTACAAAATCGTCCAGAATTGTTTAAAGATTTACTATTAATCTCAGCCTCTTTATCTTGGAATTCATCTGAATTAGTTGATAAAGAAAATTTTTCCAAATTAAAAGGTTCAAACAGCGAAATAAAACTTTATCATAGTTATGGTGAAAAAGAAATCAAAGGTATAAGAACTTCAAATAATGATGTAAGTAAGATTATAATTGAATTGAAACTTGAAAACTTGAATTATAAATTTAACCCAGTTAAAAACACTAACCATCATTCTGTGTTATCAAGAGCAATTTATGATGGACTATTGTATTTATATAAAAAATAA
- a CDS encoding LytR/AlgR family response regulator transcription factor — translation MKWLNSPYPLLQKTKYKWLFALFSGLFVFVFLIFFQPFGSAQSIAYKYILLAGFGVAVFLGVATTYFILPKLFREFFRPEKWTIGKEILLQFGSILIISAFNSLHNYNWWPDINLYQTFFNFVIITISIGIFPITGLIFFKERTLSKRNTQKAQLLYNQLPPESIEGTITVQIQEESVKEAPIVMQLSEFIYAQSEGNYITIHYLKDNTLMHKLIRLSLKQLEIQLENLSQIKRCHRSYLINRQHITSIDGNARSLTIQLEKVANSIPVSRTFSKADFK, via the coding sequence ATGAAGTGGCTCAACTCTCCATATCCTTTATTACAAAAAACCAAATACAAGTGGTTATTTGCGTTGTTTTCTGGCCTTTTTGTTTTTGTGTTTTTAATTTTTTTTCAACCTTTTGGTTCGGCACAATCAATCGCTTATAAATATATTCTCTTAGCGGGTTTTGGAGTTGCAGTCTTTCTAGGTGTAGCTACTACCTATTTTATCCTTCCTAAACTATTTCGTGAGTTTTTTCGTCCAGAAAAATGGACCATAGGCAAGGAAATTCTATTACAATTTGGTTCCATCTTAATAATAAGTGCTTTTAATTCCCTGCACAATTACAATTGGTGGCCAGACATTAATTTATATCAAACCTTTTTTAATTTTGTTATAATCACTATTTCGATAGGGATTTTCCCAATTACAGGTTTAATCTTTTTTAAAGAGCGTACACTTTCAAAACGTAACACCCAAAAAGCACAATTACTTTATAACCAACTACCCCCTGAATCTATAGAAGGGACCATTACAGTTCAAATACAAGAAGAAAGTGTAAAAGAAGCGCCTATTGTAATGCAATTATCAGAATTTATATATGCACAATCAGAAGGGAATTATATAACGATACATTATTTGAAGGATAATACGCTTATGCATAAACTAATTAGACTTTCTTTAAAACAACTTGAAATACAACTAGAAAATCTATCTCAAATAAAACGTTGTCATCGCTCTTACCTTATTAATAGGCAACATATAACCTCTATTGATGGTAATGCCAGATCACTCACAATACAATTAGAAAAAGTTGCTAACAGTATTCCTGTTTCTAGAACTTTTTCTAAAGCTGACTTTAAATAG
- a CDS encoding DinB family protein, whose protein sequence is MKNRIHIILILILGILLLSSATSMKSDKGNSTLKLKLNEVASYIDVRDTINLKVSEASVAWHMDHIYLMVNQLHKALKYSDESNYIAESNTTRDYVFNSNTLPRGRVTAPEIVRPAENVTINTLQMHYDEALATAEKLPLLAEKKHFKHPILGTMNRDETIKFLNIHTEHHLKIIREILNNE, encoded by the coding sequence ATGAAAAATCGTATTCACATCATTTTAATCTTAATATTAGGTATCTTATTATTAAGCAGCGCTACAAGTATGAAATCAGACAAAGGAAATTCTACGCTAAAATTAAAACTTAATGAGGTGGCATCTTATATTGACGTTCGAGATACAATAAACCTAAAAGTATCAGAAGCTTCTGTTGCATGGCATATGGATCACATTTATTTAATGGTAAATCAGTTACATAAAGCGCTAAAGTATTCTGATGAAAGCAATTATATAGCAGAATCGAATACAACACGTGACTATGTCTTTAATTCTAATACGCTGCCAAGAGGAAGAGTTACTGCTCCAGAAATTGTTAGACCAGCAGAAAATGTAACTATCAATACGTTACAGATGCATTATGATGAAGCACTTGCTACAGCCGAAAAGTTGCCTTTGCTTGCAGAAAAGAAACACTTTAAACATCCAATTTTGGGCACTATGAATAGAGACGAAACAATTAAATTTCTTAACATTCATACTGAACATCACCTTAAAATTATACGTGAAATTCTGAATAATGAATAG
- a CDS encoding DUF6090 family protein, which yields MENKTKKYLKYAIGEIILVVIGILIALWINNWNNQRLADNQTTNFLKNIKEDLVSDTLEFDNRIDFYKDLIDEKKKLLLLSSYEKINTDSLSVLISATYALYEINNTTFTKITNLGISKLSKNDKLSKKIYSYYTIELKTFSEFINWEKEDTGYEGRYWSNFQNEYEFNNDEFPKFQDSIINKQNLIKLITEPKGRNQILYDYYRKKRILAKYEEMKVISSELINDIQKDLNTN from the coding sequence ATGGAAAATAAAACAAAAAAGTATTTGAAATACGCTATAGGAGAAATTATTTTAGTAGTTATTGGAATATTAATAGCATTATGGATAAATAATTGGAATAACCAACGTTTAGCCGATAACCAAACAACAAATTTCTTAAAAAACATTAAAGAAGATTTAGTTTCTGATACACTTGAGTTTGATAATCGAATTGATTTTTACAAAGATTTAATTGATGAAAAGAAAAAATTACTACTACTATCTTCATACGAGAAAATAAATACAGATAGTCTGTCAGTATTAATTAGTGCAACTTATGCACTCTATGAGATAAATAATACCACCTTTACGAAGATTACAAATTTGGGAATATCTAAACTTTCTAAAAATGATAAACTTTCTAAAAAAATATACAGTTATTACACAATAGAATTAAAAACGTTTAGCGAATTTATTAATTGGGAAAAAGAAGATACAGGCTATGAAGGAAGGTATTGGTCAAATTTTCAAAACGAATATGAATTTAATAATGATGAGTTTCCTAAATTTCAAGATTCGATTATTAATAAACAAAATTTAATAAAACTGATAACAGAACCAAAAGGGAGAAACCAAATATTGTACGATTATTACAGAAAAAAGAGAATATTAGCTAAATATGAGGAAATGAAAGTAATATCATCAGAATTAATTAATGATATACAAAAAGATTTAAACACGAATTAA
- a CDS encoding PliI family lysozyme inhibitor of I-type lysozyme, which yields MNNNFYAILMVLFVIISCKNETKKIEDVSKTEFTEEFNIEGNYVSKDYSKRSEGYDWIAISASEAESNQLNISVRSRADKKKPTCTFDAVANKVNDKVYQTQIDGKSILFEFTNEQISITTKDKNNGGILFFYCSGGASIAGTFQKINEPIDQNQIDKTKFNSVLNLQDVGFNVSSIEKDGKNTLTIFTFGLTESEYQETFNIDGEEVINAEVEDLNSDGSPELFVFTRSAGSGSYGNVYAFSVNNKKSMSEVYFQPTAENSKINKGYMGHDEFSLVENTLGQRFPIYKEGDTNAEPSGGTRQISYKLVEGEAMKKLEVDKITEY from the coding sequence ATGAATAATAATTTTTATGCAATCCTGATGGTTCTTTTTGTGATTATTAGCTGTAAAAATGAAACAAAAAAGATTGAAGATGTTTCAAAAACAGAATTTACTGAAGAGTTCAACATAGAAGGCAACTATGTCTCTAAAGATTATTCGAAGAGAAGTGAAGGTTATGATTGGATAGCAATTTCGGCTTCAGAAGCAGAAAGTAATCAACTGAATATTTCAGTTCGCTCACGAGCAGATAAGAAAAAACCTACTTGTACATTTGATGCAGTTGCTAACAAAGTAAATGATAAAGTTTACCAAACCCAAATTGATGGTAAGTCCATTTTGTTTGAATTTACCAATGAGCAAATCAGTATAACAACAAAAGATAAGAATAATGGAGGAATACTGTTTTTTTATTGCTCTGGTGGTGCAAGTATTGCTGGAACATTTCAAAAAATAAACGAACCTATTGATCAAAATCAAATTGACAAAACAAAATTTAATAGCGTATTAAATTTACAAGATGTAGGGTTTAATGTCTCTTCAATAGAAAAAGATGGCAAAAACACCTTAACAATTTTCACTTTTGGATTAACTGAAAGTGAATACCAAGAAACATTTAACATTGATGGAGAAGAAGTAATTAATGCAGAAGTTGAAGATCTTAATTCTGATGGCTCACCAGAACTTTTTGTTTTTACTCGATCAGCTGGAAGTGGAAGTTACGGAAATGTATATGCATTTTCGGTTAACAATAAGAAATCTATGAGTGAGGTCTATTTTCAACCAACAGCAGAAAACAGTAAGATAAATAAAGGATATATGGGTCACGATGAATTTTCGCTAGTTGAAAATACTTTAGGTCAACGTTTCCCAATTTATAAAGAAGGTGATACAAATGCTGAACCATCTGGAGGAACAAGACAAATTTCTTATAAACTAGTTGAAGGAGAAGCAATGAAAAAACTTGAAGTTGATAAAATTACTGAATATTAA
- a CDS encoding leucine-rich repeat protein, which translates to MTKKLLFLFCLFSMSFAQAQTFSVDGINYEVISGTDVKVTASSVTGDLVIPETVNNNSIEYTVTMIDNSAFNSQFGLDSVVVPNSVTSIGANAFDGCISMTTLDLGDSLVSIETLAFQSCTSLTTLDLPNSLETIGAEAFQYCTSLSSVIIPNSVETIGNFAFYGCDDVASISIGDSVTSIGENAFGYQVSNSTLTSVNCAIATPLTINANVFNKRDISSCSLNVLSGSLSAYETADVWKDFNPINGTLSVNDLSILDELQIYPNPIQNTLFIDVRNINNAKIEVYDMLGKTQLRQLVRSSVNTVNTEKLTTGIYLLRLISDEGTISKKIIKN; encoded by the coding sequence ATGACAAAAAAATTACTTTTCCTTTTTTGTTTATTCAGTATGAGTTTTGCACAGGCACAAACTTTTAGTGTTGATGGTATTAATTATGAGGTAATCTCTGGAACGGATGTAAAGGTTACAGCTTCAAGTGTTACTGGAGATTTGGTTATACCAGAAACTGTAAACAATAATTCTATTGAGTATACTGTTACAATGATTGATAATAGCGCATTTAATAGTCAGTTTGGTTTAGATTCTGTTGTAGTTCCAAATAGTGTTACTTCAATTGGTGCAAATGCATTTGACGGATGTATTTCTATGACTACTTTAGATTTGGGAGATTCGCTTGTTTCCATTGAAACCCTTGCTTTTCAATCATGTACTTCTTTAACAACTTTAGATTTACCTAATTCTTTGGAAACAATTGGTGCTGAAGCATTTCAATATTGTACTAGTTTGTCTTCTGTAATAATTCCAAATTCGGTAGAAACAATTGGTAATTTTGCATTTTATGGTTGTGATGATGTAGCTTCAATTTCTATAGGGGATTCAGTAACATCTATTGGTGAAAATGCTTTTGGTTATCAGGTATCAAACTCAACATTAACTTCTGTTAATTGCGCAATTGCAACACCTTTAACGATTAATGCTAATGTTTTTAATAAAAGAGATATAAGCTCATGTAGTTTAAATGTTCTCTCTGGTAGTTTAAGTGCTTATGAAACTGCAGATGTTTGGAAAGATTTTAATCCAATAAACGGAACATTAAGTGTGAATGATTTGAGTATTCTAGATGAATTGCAAATTTATCCAAACCCAATCCAAAACACATTATTTATTGACGTAAGAAATATTAATAATGCCAAGATTGAAGTTTATGATATGCTTGGAAAAACACAATTAAGACAATTGGTAAGAAGTAGCGTTAATACTGTAAATACTGAAAAATTAACAACTGGAATTTATTTATTGAGATTGATTTCTGATGAAGGAACAATTTCAAAAAAAATTATTAAAAATTAA
- a CDS encoding SOS response-associated peptidase: MCVHTSLTKSAKAIEKKTNKQFITPKLFTPYFHFNGWETKNLAITTQEAPKYIELAKWGVLPTNYDINYRTHFLAKTNTLNATKERLFESDLYSQFIEGQRCIIYADGFFEPHAAAGIANKIPYFFKEKNHDLFAFAGIYSKVIYNQSTTYAASIITTEANDYFKAIHNKPNALGSYRMPLILDPKHYEAWLQTNTTEEVKELLNGFTHQELVSYPVSTDVFSTKKDSNVPNILNKVPFAQQLNFGDGLFS, translated from the coding sequence ATGTGCGTACACACTTCACTTACAAAATCCGCTAAAGCTATAGAGAAAAAGACAAATAAGCAGTTTATAACGCCTAAATTATTTACACCTTATTTTCATTTTAATGGTTGGGAAACCAAAAACTTGGCCATAACAACCCAAGAAGCACCTAAATATATAGAATTGGCAAAATGGGGCGTGCTGCCTACCAATTACGATATAAACTACAGAACCCATTTTTTAGCTAAAACCAACACGTTAAATGCAACGAAAGAGCGTTTGTTTGAAAGTGACTTGTATAGCCAATTTATAGAAGGGCAACGTTGTATTATTTATGCAGATGGCTTTTTTGAACCACATGCTGCAGCTGGTATAGCAAATAAAATACCGTATTTTTTTAAAGAAAAGAATCATGATTTGTTTGCTTTTGCGGGTATCTATTCTAAAGTAATATATAACCAAAGCACCACATATGCTGCTTCTATCATTACCACAGAAGCCAACGACTATTTTAAAGCCATACACAATAAGCCAAATGCTTTAGGCAGTTATAGAATGCCCTTAATTTTAGATCCAAAACATTATGAAGCTTGGTTACAAACCAATACAACCGAAGAAGTAAAAGAACTATTGAATGGTTTTACGCATCAAGAGTTGGTGAGTTACCCAGTATCTACAGATGTATTCTCTACCAAGAAAGATAGTAACGTACCCAATATATTAAATAAGGTGCCTTTTGCCCAGCAACTCAATTTTGGTGATGGGTTGTTTTCGTAA